A stretch of Pempheris klunzingeri isolate RE-2024b chromosome 19, fPemKlu1.hap1, whole genome shotgun sequence DNA encodes these proteins:
- the enc1 gene encoding ectoderm-neural cortex protein 1 encodes MKMSVCVHENRKSRASTGSMNIYLFHKSSYADSVLMHLNSLRQQRLFTDVLLHAGSRSFPCHRAVLAACSRYFEAMFSGGLRESQASEVDFRDSIHPEVLELLLDYAYSSRVVINEENAESLLEAGDMLEFQDIRDACAEFLERNLHPSNCLGMLLLSDAHQCTKLSELSWGMCLSNFPAICKTEDFLQLPKDMVVQLLSHEELETEDERLVYEAALNWINYDLEKRHCHLPELLRTVRLALLPAIFLMENVSTEELINAQAKSKELVDEAIRCKLKILQNDGVVNSPCARPRKTSHALFLLGGQTFMCDKLYLVDQKAKEIIPKADIPSPRKEFSACAIGCKVYITGGRGSENGVSKDVWVYDTVHEEWSKAAPMLIARFGHGSAELKHCLYVVGGHTAATGCLPASPSVSLKQVEQFDPVANKWTMVAPLREGVSNAAVVSVKLKLFAFGGTSVTHDKLPKVQCYDPQENRWTVPASCPQPWRYTAAAVLGNQIFVMGGDTEFSACSAYKFSSESYQWTKVGDVTAKRMSCQAVASGNKLYVVGGYFGTQRCKTLDCYDPTLDAWNSITTVPYSLIPTAFVSTWKHLPA; translated from the coding sequence ATGAAAATGTCCGTGTGCGTCCATGAGAACCGAAAATCCCGAGCCAGCACCGGCTCTATGAACATCTACCTGTTTCACAAGTCCTCGTATGCCGACAGTGTCCTCATGCACCTCAACTCACTGCGGCAGCAACGGCTTTTCACAGATGTCCTGCTTCATGCTGGTAGCCGCTCCTTCCCCTGCCATCGTGCTGTGCTGGCTGCCTGCAGCCGCTACTTTGAGGCCATGTTCAGCGGTGGGCTGAGGGAGAGCCAGGCCAGCGAGGTCGACTTCCGTGACTCCATCCACCCGGAGGTTTTAGAGCTCCTGCTGGATTACGCATACTCATCACGTGTGGTCATCAACGAGGAGAATGCAGAGTCATTATTAGAGGCTGGGGACATGCTAGAGTTTCAGGACATCCGGGATGCCTGTGCTGAATTCCTTGAGAGAAACCTTCACCCATCTAACTGCCTTGGCATGCTGTTGCTGTCTGACGCCCACCAGTGCACCAAGCTGTCGGAGCTCTCCTGGGGCATGTGCCTCAGCAACTTTCCAGCCATTTGCAAGACTGAGGACTTCCTCCAACTGCCCAAAGATATGGTGGTGCAGCTTTTGTCCCACGAGGAGCTAGAGACAGAAGATGAGAGACTAGTTTATGAAGCTGCCCTTAACTGGATCAACTATGACCTGGAAAAGAGGCACTGCCACCTTCCAGAGCTCCTGAGAACAGTCCGTCTGGCCCTGCTGCCTGCCATCTTTCTCATGGAGAATGTTTCTACAGAAGAGCTGATCAATGCCCAGGCCAAGAGCAAGGAGCTGGTGGATGAAGCTATCCGCTGTAAGCTGAAGATCCTGCAGAATGATGGTGTCGTTAACAGTCCGTGTGCTCGACCAAGAAAAACCAGTCATGCCCTCTTTCTTCTGGGAGGGCAGACTTTCATGTGTGACAAGTTGTACCTGGTGGACCAGAAAGCCAAAGAGATCATCCCTAAAGCTGACATTCCCAGTCCCAGGAAGGAGTTCAGCGCCTGTGCAATCGGCTGCAAGGTGTACATCACTGGTGGGAGAGGCTCAGAGAATGGTGTGTCCAAAGATGTGTGGGTCTACGATACCGTCCACGAGGAATGGTCGAAGGCTGCACCCATGCTTATTGCCAGGTTTGGCCACGGCTCGGCGGAGCTGAAGCACTGCCTCTACGTAGTTGGAGGCCACACCGCAGCAACTGGCTGCCTCCCGGCCTCTCCTTCTGTATCACTCAAACAAGTGGAGCAGTTTGACCCAGTGGCTAACAAGTGGACCATGGTGGCTCCTTTGAGAGAGGGTGTAAGCAATGCGGCAGTAGTCAGCGTCAAGCTCAAGCTCTTTGCCTTTGGAGGAACCAGCGTCACCCACGACAAGCTTCCCAAAGTGCAGTGCTATGATCCACAGGAGAACCGATGGACTGTGCCCGCATCCTGCCCGCAGCCATGGCGctacacagcagctgctgtgcttGGAAACCAGATCTTTGTCATGGGTGGGGATACAGAGTTCTCAGCATGCTCAGCTTATAAGTTCAGCAGTGAAAGCTACCAGTGGACTAAAGTGGGTGACGTGACAGCCAAGCGGATGAGCTGCCAGGCTGTGGCGTCGGGGAACAAACTGTATGTGGTGGGTGGGTACTTTGGCACTCAGAGGTGTAAAACTCTGGACTGCTATGACCCCACACTGGATGCTTGGAACAGCATCACTACTGTGCCGTACTCGCTCATTCCCACTGCTTTCGTCAGCACCTGGAAACATCTGCCTGCTTGA